In Chanodichthys erythropterus isolate Z2021 chromosome 11, ASM2448905v1, whole genome shotgun sequence, a single window of DNA contains:
- the LOC137030145 gene encoding histone H3: MARTKQTARKSTGGKAPRKQLATKAARKSAPATGGVKKPHRYRPGTVALREIRRYQKSTELLIRKLPFQRLVREIAQDFKTDLRFQSSAVMALQEASEAYLVGLFEDTNLCAIHAKRVTIMPKDIQLARRIRGERA; the protein is encoded by the coding sequence ATGGCAAGAACCAAGCAGACCGCTCGTAAATCCACCGGTGGTAAAGCCCCGAGGAAGCAGCTCGCTACTAAAGCAGCGCGGAAGAGCGCGCCAGCCACCGGCGGCGTCAAGAAGCCCCATCGCTACAGGCCCGGGACCGTGGCTCTCCGAGAGATCCGCCGTTATCAGAAGTCCACCGAGCTGCTGATCCGCAAACTGCCTTTCCAGCGGCTGGTGCGAGAAATCGCTCAGGACTTCAAGACGGATCTGCGCTTCCAGAGCTCCGCTGTCATGGCCCTGCAGGAGGCCAGCGAGGCTTATTTGGTGGGTCTGTTCGAGGACACCAACCTGTGCGCCATCCACGCCAAGAGAGTCACCATCATGCCCAAAGACATTCAGCTGGCCCGCCGCATCCGCGGAGAGCGCGCTTAA
- the LOC137031013 gene encoding histone H2B-like — protein MPEPAKSAPKKGSKKAVTKTAGKGGKKRRKSRKESYAIYVYKVLKQVHPDTGISSKAMGIMNSFVNDIFERIAGEASRLAHYNKRSTITSREIQTAVRLLLPGELAKHAVSEGTKAVTKYTSSK, from the coding sequence ATGCCTGAACCAGCCAAGTCCGCGCCTAAGAAGGGCTCCAAGAAGGCCGTCACGAAGACCGCCGGGAAGGGAGGAAAGAAGCGCAGAAAGTCCAGGAAGGAAAGCTACGCCATCTATGTGTACAAAGTGCTGAAGCAGGTTCATCCTGACACCGGCATCTCCTCCAAGGCGATGGGCATCATGAACTCTTTCGTCAACGACATCTTCGAGCGCATCGCCGGTGAGGCGTCTCGTCTCGCTCACTACAACAAGCGCTCCACCATCACGTCGAGAGAGATCCAGACCGCCGTGCGTCTGCTGCTGCCCGGTGAGCTGGCCAAACACGCCGTGTCTGAGGGCACCAAGGCCGTCACCAAGTACACCAGCTCCAAGTAG
- the LOC137030146 gene encoding histone H2A → MSGRGKTGGKARAKAKTRSSRAGLQFPVGRVHRLLRKGNYAERVGAGAPVYLAAVLEYLTAEILELAGNAARDNKKTRIIPRHLQLAVRNDEELNKLLGGVTIAQGGVLPNIQAVLLPKKTEKPAKSK, encoded by the coding sequence ATGAGCGGCAGAGGCAAAACCGGCGGCAAAGCGAGAGCGAAAGCCAAGACTCGCTCCTCCAGGGCAGGACTGCAGTTCCCCGTCGGTCGTGTTCACAGGCTTCTCCGCAAAGGCAACTACGCAGAGCGCGTCGGTGCCGGTGCTCCTGTTTATCTGGCGGCTGTGCTCGAGTATCTGACCGCTGAGATCCTGGAGTTGGCTGGAAACGCCGCTCGGGACAACAAGAAGACCCGCATCATTCCCCGTCACCTGCAGCTGGCGGTACGCAATGACGAGGAGCTGAACAAACTTCTGGGCGGAGTGACCATCGCTCAGGGCGGCGTGCTGCCCAACATCCAGGCCGTTCTGCTGCCCAAGAAGACCGAGAAGCCCGCCAAATCCAAATAA